ACCTCCGCCGGGCTACGCACCGCCGATGGGGTATCCGGCACCTCCGATGTATCAGGAGCCATATGGCCACTATCCGTATCCGCCAGCATACGCAGCACCGTATCCGCCGCCGTATGCACAGCCTCCGGCGCCTCCAACGCCGCAGCATTTTGGCGGGCAACCGATGAACGTAGCCAATGTAAAGGCGGCGCAATTTTCACCCTTTGCCGGCGGCATGATGGCAGCGCCAGACGAACAGAATCTCAATCTGCTGCTGGATATTCCCCTGCAGGTAACAGTCGAGCTGGGACGCACGAAGAAGCTGATTAAAGACATTCTCGACTTGTCGGCGGGCTCGATCATTCAGTTGGACAAGCTGGCCGGGGAGCACGTGGATATTCTGGTAAACAACAAATTGATCGCAAAAGGCGAAGTCGTGGTCATCGATGAAAACTTCGGCGTTCGCGTGGTGGATATCATCAGTCCGATTGACCGTGTATCCAAACTGCAATAATTTCAAGGGAAAAATGAGGAGGAGCTAATCCATGTCTAACAAAGTTCTCATCGTAGATGACGCCGCATTCATGCGCATGATGATCAAGGAAATTCTGTCCAAAAACGGCTACAGTGTCGTCGGAGAAGCGAGTGACGGGGCACAGGCTGTCGAGAAGTACAAAGAACTCGGACCAGACCTTGTTACCATGGATATCACCATGCCGGAGATGGATGGGATCACGGCTCTGAAAGAAATCAAGAAACTGGATCCAAATGCTCGCGTCATCATGTGCTCCGCGATGGGGCAGCAAGCGATGGTGATTGACGCCATTCAGGCGGGAGCCAAAGATTTTATCGTCAAGCCGTTCCAGGCGGATCGCGTGTTGGAAGCGATCAAAAAAACATTGAGCTAATGGAGAAACTCCGGAATACGAGGGGGCGGCTCATCTGGATGTGCTGCCTGCTGCTGCTTGTCGCTTCCCTTCCGGTCCAGGTGTTTGCCGAGGACAGTTCCGTAGCGGATGCGCTGAAAAAAGGCACGCTGTCATCAGATGGGTCCGCCGGTTCACAAGCGCCGGCACCCATACCAGGAAGCGAGTCTGGCAGCATGTGGGGCTACCTGGTTCAAGTTATCTTTTCGCTTGCCATCATTCTGGTGCTGATCTATGGATTGCTCCGCTTCCTCTCCAAACGACAAGTAGGCATGGCCCAAGGGCCGATCAAAGTGATCAGCGCGGCTCCGCTCGGGAATGGAAAATCAGTGCAAGTGGTCATGATTGGCGAATCGCTGTACGTGCTGGGAGTCGGTGATAATGTCCAGCTTCTGCAGCATATCCCGGCAGGAGAAGAGGCAGACCTGATTCTGGCCGAGATCGAGATGAAAACCGGCAGCTCGCTGCCGTGGCCATCATGGCTTCCGTTTGGCGCAAAGCGCTCTAAGGACGAAGAGTTCTTTCAGCCCACCGAGGTACCAGGCCGCACGTTTGAAGAGATGCTTCGCAGTCAGTGGGGAGAAGTATCCAAAAAGCAGGAGCAGCCGCTCCGCTGGATGGATGAGCAAGGGAAGGACAGAGGGGATTGAAGATGAAACACGTACTGCAGCTGATCGCGATCGCGCTTGCATTGCTCGTCATGCCCGATATGGCGCAAGCGGCTCCTATCCAACCGCCATTGGTCCCGTCGATTGATCTGAAAATCGGGGGCGGAACGGGAACGCCGCAGGAAACCTCTTCGGCGATCCAGCTGCTGCTGATCTTGACCGTACTGTCGGTCGCACCGGCCATATTGCTGCTCATGACCAGTTTTACGCGGATTGTCGTCGTCCTGTCCTTTGTCCGCAATGCGCTGGCGACGCAACAAATGCCACCCAATCAGGTGTTGATCGCGCTGGCCCTGTTTATGACCTTCTTCATCATGGCTCCGACATTGGCCAAGGTAAACGATACAGCGGTCCAGCCGTTCATGCAGGGGCAGCTGTCGCAGGAGCAGGCATTTGCAGCAGCAGTGATCCCGTTTAAGGAATTCATGGCCCAGCAGACGCGCGAGAAGGATCTGGCTCTGTTTCTGGAGTTCGCCAAGGCGGAGCGACCAACGACGGTACAGGATATCCCGCTGACGGCATTGGTTCCCGCTTTTGCAATCAGTGAGCTGAAGACGGCATTTCAGATTGGCTTCATGATTTTTATTCCGTTTCTGGTCATTGACATGATTATCGCGAGCATCCTGATGGGGATGGGGATGATGATGCTCCCCCCGGTAATGATTTCACTGCCGTTCAAAATCCTGCTGTTCATTATGGTGGACGGCTGGTACTTGGTGGTCAGATCGCTTTTGACCAGCTTTTAGACGAAGAACATGACCCGAGCGAGGAGGGGAGAGCACGTGACACAAGAGTTACTCATGAGAGTGGCCCAAAGCGCAGTTTACACCATATTGCTGATCGCGGCTCCAGCGCTGGGTGTCGGCCTGTTGGTAGGCTTGCTCGTCAGCATTTTTCAGGCAACCACCCAGATCCAGGAGCAGACACTTGCCTTTATTCCCAAAATCGTCGCGATTCTGATTACGATTTTGGCTGTGGGTCCGTGGATGCTGCGGGTCATGCTGGAATTCGCGATGGGGATTTTTGGCAATCTTCATCAGTTTGTCGGATAAGCCATGGCATCGCTCATGCTTCATCTGCCTGTGCTGCTGCTCGTGTTTGTTCGTCTAACAGCCTTTTTTGTATCGGCCCCGTTCTTCTCCCAGAGAGGCGTGCCGAATCAATTTAAAGTGGGTCTCGCCCTGTTCATGGCAATCATCAGCTTCGGCTCTGTGCCGCTGCAAGGGGCAGTCCCCCTCGACCTCACCTTTATCCTGCACGTGATCAAGGAAGCGCTCGTCGGCGTCATTCTGGGCTACATCTGCGAGCTGATCTACGTATCCGTTCAGGTCGCGGGCGGGATGATGGACATGCAGATGGGACTGGCTATGGCCAACGTCATTGACCCGCGTACAGGAGCCTATGTCCCGCTTACCGGTCAGTTTAAAAATGTGCTCGCGATGCTGTACTTCCTCAGTATCAATGGCCATCACATGTTGATCCACGGGATTATTTCCAGCTATCAGGCGATCCCCTTGGATACCATGTGGGCGGCATTTGGCAGTGAGCAGGTCATGTGGATGGCCGTCAAGGTGTTTCGCGAAATGTTTCTCAGCGCCTTCATGATGGCGATCCCGATCGTCGTCTCGCTGTTTCTCGTAGACCTGTCTCTTGGTATTATCGCCAAATCCGTGCCGCAGTTTAATATCTTTGTCGTCGGCTTGCCGATCAAACTGCTTGCCAGCTTTTTGATGCTGATGGTTGTCATGCCCGCATTTTTATTGACGCTCAGCGGTTTGTTTGAAAAAATGTTTCGTTCCTTTGCGGAGATGATGAAGCTTCTCGGAGGCACAGGATGAACCGAATCACGTTTTTCTACCCTGTCGATTTGCAGTTTTTTGCCGGTGAGAAGACGGAAAAAGCGACTCCGAAAAAGAAGCAGGACGCGCGAAAAAAGGGACAGGTGGTCAAAAGTGCAGACATCTCCCCGGCTTTCGGGCTATTGACCGTGTTCCTGGTACTGACAGCGCTCGGCTCCAGCATGTTTCACTCCATGCAGAATCTGTTCCGCGAGTCTCTGATCACCTTCAGCACCTGGCAGGTGAATCAGGAAAACCTGGGGATCATCACGGCCAAGGTCGGCTGGGAAGCGGTGAAAATCGTCGGTCCCGTGCTGGCAGCCGTGTTTGTGGTATCTTTGGTGGCCAACTACGCGCAGGTGGGTTGGCTGTTTACGACAGAAACACTGAAGTTCAAGCTGGAGAAGCTGAATCCGATTCAAGGCTTCAAACGAATGTTCAGTCTGCGCTCTCTAGTAGAGCTGGGCAAGTCGCTGTTTAAAATCGGCGCCGGTATTTTGGTAGCCTACACGATTTTATGGGATGTGCGGGAGGAATTGACTACACTCTCCCTGCAGCCGCTGGAAGCAGCCATTTCTTTTGCCGGCGCGGAAGCAACCAAGCTGGGCATGTATATCGGACTGCTTCTGTTCATACTGGCGGTATTTGATTACGCCTACCAAAAGTACGAACATGAGAAAAATCTCCGGATGTCCAAGCAAGATATCAAAGACGAACACAAGATGTCCGAGGGGGACCCGCTTGTCAAGGGCAAAATTCGGGAGCGTCAGCGCAGCATGGCCATCCGCCGGATGATGCAGGAGCTGCCCAAAGCTGACGTGGTCATTACCAACCCGACGCATTTCGCAGTCGCCATCCGCTATGATGCGAAAGAGATGCACGCTCCGACGGTCATCGCCAAAGGGCAGGACTACATGGCCCTCAGAATCAAGGACGTCGCCAAAAAGCACCGGATTGTAACCATGGAAAACAAGCCGCTCGCCCGGGCTTTATATAGTCAGGTGGAGATCGGTCAGCCGATTCCCGAGGAATTGTTTAAGGCAGTGGCCGAAGTTCTCGCCTATGTCTACAAGCTGCAAGGGAAAGTGAAGTAACTCGAAAGAAAGGAGGGTGCACGGTGGGATTCAAATTTAAAGAACTCGGAACAGTCCTGTTTGTCATTAGCATCGTCGTCATGATGGTAATCCCACTGCCTTCTGAGCTGCTGGATCTGCTGCTCATTTTGAACATCTCGCTGGCATTGACTATTTTGCTCGTATCCATGTACACGCGAGAGACCCTGCAGTTCTCCATCTTTCCCACCGTTGTCCTGATTACGACGCTTTTTCGATTGGCCCTGAACGTTTCGACGACGCGCAACATCCTCTCGCACGCCGAGGGGGGGAAGGTGATTGAGGCCTTCGGCAGCTTCGTCGTCGGTGGAAATCAAGTCGTCGGCTTCGTTGTTTTCCTGATTCTCGTCATTATTCAGTTTATTGTGATTACCAAAGGGTCGGAGCGCGTCGCCGAGGTAGCTGCCCGCTTTACGCTGGACGCCATGCCCGGAAAGCAGATGAGTATCGACGCGGACCTGAATGCCGGGATGATTACCGATACAGAAGCGCGAGTGCGGCGGAAAAAAATCGAGGATGAAGCCGATTTCTACGGAGCCATGGATGGTGCCAGTAAATTCGTAAAAGGGGACGCCATCGCAGGTATCATCATTTTTATCGTAAATATAATCGGCGGTTTCATCATCGGGATGGTCATCCACGACATGAGCTTTGCAGAATCGGCCTCCAAATTCACGACGATGTCCGTCGGTGACGCGCTCGTCAGCCAGATTCCCGCGCTGCTGATTTCGACAGCGACCGGGATTATCGTGACCCGCGCTACCTCTGGCGAAGGGCTGGGAGAGGATATCGCCAATCAGATGTTCAGCTACCCGCGCCTTCTGTATATCGTCGCAGGAGCGATCTTCCTCCTCGGTCTGCTGACGCCGATCGGTCTGCTCCCTGTGGTGCCGGTCGCAGGATTGCTGGCGTTTGCCGGCTGGAAAACCTCGCAAAAACAGCAGGTGGCCTGGGAAGAGAACGTACAGCAGGAAGAAGATCAGCAGATGGCGGAGGTGCGCAGTCCGGAGAGCGTAGTCAATCTGTTGCAGGTAGACCCGATCGAATTCGAATTCGGCTACGGGCTGATACCGCTGGCGGATGCCAAACAGGGGGGCGACCTCTTGGACCGCGTCATCATGATTCGCCGGCAAATTGCTTTGGAAATGGGGATCGTGGTGCCGGTCATTCGCATCCGCGACAATATTCAGCTGCGCCCCAATGAATATGTGATCAAAATCAAAGGAAACCAGGTGGCATCCGGAGAGCTGCTGCTCGATCATTACCTGGCGATGAGTCCGGGATTCGACGATGATTCGGTCGTCGGGATCGAAACCGTGGAACCGGCGTTTGGCCTTCCCGCATTATGGGTAACAGAAGAGAATAAGGAGATTGCTGAGCTGTCTGGCTACACGGTCGTCGATCCGCCTTCTGTCGTGGCTACGCACTTGACCGAAGTGATCAAGCGGCATGCGCATGAACTGCTGGGCCGTCAAGAGACCCGCGCACTGATAGACAATGTCAGGGAAGTGGCGCCTGTGCTGGTGGACGAACTGATTCCAGGCTCCCTGTCCATCGGGGATGTTCAAAAGGTGCTGCAAAAACTGCTGCGCGAGAAGGTGTCCATCCGCAATCTCGTCGTGATTCTCGAAGCGTTGGCCGATCATGCGATGTACACCAAAGATCCGGATGTTTTGACCGAGTATGTGCGGCAGGCGATGTCTCGCCAGATCACGCTGCAATACAGTGAGCCGGGACAGCCGCTGCGGGTCATTACAGCTGGCCCCGGGCTGGAAAAAGTCATTTCCGAACGCGTGGAGCAGACGGAGCAGGGCAGCTATCTGGCCATCGACCCGGAAACCTCGCAGCGCATCTACCAAACCATGTCAACGGAGGTCAGCAAAATGGTCAATTCCGGACAGCAGCCGATCATTCTCTCATCCCCGGCGATTCGCATGTATTTGCGTCAGCTGATGGAACGGATGATGCCGGATGTGCCCGTCTTGTCCTACAGTGAGCTGGAGCCGCACGTTGAAGTGCAAAGTGTAGGGATGGTGAACATTTCATGAGAGTAAAACGCTACATCGTGGACTCCATGCCGGAAGCACTCGACAAAATCCGTATAGACCTCGGACAGGATGCCATCATCCTGAATTCCAAACCCATCAAGACGGGCGGCATTTTCGGCTTGTTCGGCAAACAGCAGATCGAGGTCGTCGCGGCAGTGGACGAGAAGGAAGCGGAAAAGCCAAAGCGGACGCCAGCCCAACCGTCGCGGGAGCCAATCATCAGAGCCGCTGCCGCCAACCCGACTGCTGCGAAGCGCGCCTATCAATCCATGGCAGCCGACGCACTTGCAAATACAGTGGCAGAGACGGTGGCCCCGCCTGATCCGATCGTCCTGGCAGACGCGGGATCTGTGACGGTGCGGGAGAGGGCGCCTCTCACGGCGCAAGGGGGGGAGCAAAGTGCTCTGACCCGCACGGTTAATCAAGAGGACGCTGCACAGGCTCCCCGAAGCCAAGAGGCCGGAGGGAAACCGGCTGCAGCGGCACATGCGGGCAGCGACCAGCTGGCAGTAGAGGTTCGCCATATGCGGCAGATGTTTGAGAAGCTGCTGACCAGCGATTCCCGGCAGCAACTGCCGCAGCCGATCCAAACAGTTCGCGATCGACTGCTTCAGCAGGAGGTGACCGAAGAAGCCGCCTCGGAAATTATCCGTCAATTAATCATGGAAGCGGAGCCGGGCTGGGAAGCCGCTGAAGCCGTCAAGCGGGCGGAAGAGCTGATCATCCAGTCCTTGCAAAAAGCGGTCATCGAACCGGTGGGGATCGAGAGCAACGTGCGCTACGCATTCTTTTTCGGGCCGACCGGCGTCGGGAAGACGACGACGATCGCCAAGCTGGCCGCCAATTGCATGCTGAAGGAGAAAAGAAAGATCGGCTTTATCACGGCTGACACCTATCGGATCGCCGCGGTCGAGCAGTTGAAGACCTACGCCAACATCTTGAACGTTCCTTTTGAAGTGGTGTTTTCTCCTAAAGAAATTCCCCAAGCGATGGAGCGGCTGAGCGGCTGCGACCTGGTCTTTGTGGATACGGCGGGGCGAAATTACCGCAATGACGAATACGTCCAAGGGATCCGCGAGTTGG
This sequence is a window from Brevibacillus composti. Protein-coding genes within it:
- a CDS encoding response regulator; translated protein: MSNKVLIVDDAAFMRMMIKEILSKNGYSVVGEASDGAQAVEKYKELGPDLVTMDITMPEMDGITALKEIKKLDPNARVIMCSAMGQQAMVIDAIQAGAKDFIVKPFQADRVLEAIKKTLS
- a CDS encoding flagellar biosynthetic protein FliO produces the protein MCCLLLLVASLPVQVFAEDSSVADALKKGTLSSDGSAGSQAPAPIPGSESGSMWGYLVQVIFSLAIILVLIYGLLRFLSKRQVGMAQGPIKVISAAPLGNGKSVQVVMIGESLYVLGVGDNVQLLQHIPAGEEADLILAEIEMKTGSSLPWPSWLPFGAKRSKDEEFFQPTEVPGRTFEEMLRSQWGEVSKKQEQPLRWMDEQGKDRGD
- the fliP gene encoding flagellar type III secretion system pore protein FliP (The bacterial flagellar biogenesis protein FliP forms a type III secretion system (T3SS)-type pore required for flagellar assembly.): MKHVLQLIAIALALLVMPDMAQAAPIQPPLVPSIDLKIGGGTGTPQETSSAIQLLLILTVLSVAPAILLLMTSFTRIVVVLSFVRNALATQQMPPNQVLIALALFMTFFIMAPTLAKVNDTAVQPFMQGQLSQEQAFAAAVIPFKEFMAQQTREKDLALFLEFAKAERPTTVQDIPLTALVPAFAISELKTAFQIGFMIFIPFLVIDMIIASILMGMGMMMLPPVMISLPFKILLFIMVDGWYLVVRSLLTSF
- the fliQ gene encoding flagellar biosynthesis protein FliQ → MTQELLMRVAQSAVYTILLIAAPALGVGLLVGLLVSIFQATTQIQEQTLAFIPKIVAILITILAVGPWMLRVMLEFAMGIFGNLHQFVG
- the fliR gene encoding flagellar biosynthetic protein FliR codes for the protein MASLMLHLPVLLLVFVRLTAFFVSAPFFSQRGVPNQFKVGLALFMAIISFGSVPLQGAVPLDLTFILHVIKEALVGVILGYICELIYVSVQVAGGMMDMQMGLAMANVIDPRTGAYVPLTGQFKNVLAMLYFLSINGHHMLIHGIISSYQAIPLDTMWAAFGSEQVMWMAVKVFREMFLSAFMMAIPIVVSLFLVDLSLGIIAKSVPQFNIFVVGLPIKLLASFLMLMVVMPAFLLTLSGLFEKMFRSFAEMMKLLGGTG
- the flhB gene encoding flagellar biosynthesis protein FlhB; this encodes MNRITFFYPVDLQFFAGEKTEKATPKKKQDARKKGQVVKSADISPAFGLLTVFLVLTALGSSMFHSMQNLFRESLITFSTWQVNQENLGIITAKVGWEAVKIVGPVLAAVFVVSLVANYAQVGWLFTTETLKFKLEKLNPIQGFKRMFSLRSLVELGKSLFKIGAGILVAYTILWDVREELTTLSLQPLEAAISFAGAEATKLGMYIGLLLFILAVFDYAYQKYEHEKNLRMSKQDIKDEHKMSEGDPLVKGKIRERQRSMAIRRMMQELPKADVVITNPTHFAVAIRYDAKEMHAPTVIAKGQDYMALRIKDVAKKHRIVTMENKPLARALYSQVEIGQPIPEELFKAVAEVLAYVYKLQGKVK
- the flhA gene encoding flagellar biosynthesis protein FlhA produces the protein MGFKFKELGTVLFVISIVVMMVIPLPSELLDLLLILNISLALTILLVSMYTRETLQFSIFPTVVLITTLFRLALNVSTTRNILSHAEGGKVIEAFGSFVVGGNQVVGFVVFLILVIIQFIVITKGSERVAEVAARFTLDAMPGKQMSIDADLNAGMITDTEARVRRKKIEDEADFYGAMDGASKFVKGDAIAGIIIFIVNIIGGFIIGMVIHDMSFAESASKFTTMSVGDALVSQIPALLISTATGIIVTRATSGEGLGEDIANQMFSYPRLLYIVAGAIFLLGLLTPIGLLPVVPVAGLLAFAGWKTSQKQQVAWEENVQQEEDQQMAEVRSPESVVNLLQVDPIEFEFGYGLIPLADAKQGGDLLDRVIMIRRQIALEMGIVVPVIRIRDNIQLRPNEYVIKIKGNQVASGELLLDHYLAMSPGFDDDSVVGIETVEPAFGLPALWVTEENKEIAELSGYTVVDPPSVVATHLTEVIKRHAHELLGRQETRALIDNVREVAPVLVDELIPGSLSIGDVQKVLQKLLREKVSIRNLVVILEALADHAMYTKDPDVLTEYVRQAMSRQITLQYSEPGQPLRVITAGPGLEKVISERVEQTEQGSYLAIDPETSQRIYQTMSTEVSKMVNSGQQPIILSSPAIRMYLRQLMERMMPDVPVLSYSELEPHVEVQSVGMVNIS
- the flhF gene encoding flagellar biosynthesis protein FlhF, giving the protein MRVKRYIVDSMPEALDKIRIDLGQDAIILNSKPIKTGGIFGLFGKQQIEVVAAVDEKEAEKPKRTPAQPSREPIIRAAAANPTAAKRAYQSMAADALANTVAETVAPPDPIVLADAGSVTVRERAPLTAQGGEQSALTRTVNQEDAAQAPRSQEAGGKPAAAAHAGSDQLAVEVRHMRQMFEKLLTSDSRQQLPQPIQTVRDRLLQQEVTEEAASEIIRQLIMEAEPGWEAAEAVKRAEELIIQSLQKAVIEPVGIESNVRYAFFFGPTGVGKTTTIAKLAANCMLKEKRKIGFITADTYRIAAVEQLKTYANILNVPFEVVFSPKEIPQAMERLSGCDLVFVDTAGRNYRNDEYVQGIRELVVADQNSLNFMVLSLASKYSDMRTIIRNFGDVPVSRVIFTKADETEAYGAMLNVAAETNFSISYITTGQNVPDDIIVATPRLIANMIMGE